A window from Roseburia sp. 499 encodes these proteins:
- a CDS encoding TetR/AcrR family transcriptional regulator, with amino-acid sequence MRIVKEHDERKNEIIDTAERLFAMKGYEQCSVNDILTEIGIAKGTFYHYFKSKEEVLDAVIGKSTGMIAERVTEVVDNKSLAPDDKVLQVFLAMKIENQMEEGFLEEMHKVENTLMHQKSLVSIIEVLTPILTQVVEEGNQSGAFHCEYPEQFMQIFLSSAITLLDDGIFQVAPEKIQGLFIALVAVLEKMLGVEKGRFWKRIGEYLSAS; translated from the coding sequence GTGAGAATTGTAAAGGAGCATGATGAGCGAAAGAACGAAATTATTGATACAGCGGAACGTTTATTTGCAATGAAGGGATACGAACAGTGCAGCGTAAACGATATTCTGACAGAAATAGGAATTGCTAAAGGAACCTTTTATCATTACTTTAAATCGAAGGAAGAAGTGTTGGATGCCGTTATCGGAAAATCTACGGGAATGATTGCAGAACGTGTAACTGAAGTAGTGGATAATAAAAGTTTAGCTCCGGATGATAAAGTGTTACAGGTATTTCTTGCAATGAAGATAGAAAACCAAATGGAAGAAGGGTTTCTAGAAGAAATGCATAAAGTGGAGAATACTTTGATGCATCAGAAGTCTTTGGTTTCTATTATTGAGGTATTAACTCCCATATTGACACAGGTGGTAGAAGAGGGAAATCAAAGTGGAGCGTTTCATTGTGAATATCCGGAGCAGTTTATGCAGATTTTTCTTTCCTCTGCGATAACATTACTGGATGATGGTATTTTTCAGGTCGCACCGGAAAAAATCCAGGGATTGTTTATTGCCTTAGTTGCAGTATTGGAAAAGATGTTGGGAGTAGAAAAGGGAAGGTTTTGGAAGAGAATTGGGGAGTATTTGAGTGCATCCTAA
- a CDS encoding MFS transporter, with protein sequence MKKFLLIWIGELISSIGRGMTAFALSIYVYQMTGSVSYVSLVTLLAYMPTILLSPIGGVWADRYDRRLLMIIGDSCSALGLAYILWQIQFGTFQMLPILLGVAFNAVFVALMEPSYRATVTDLLTEEEFAKASGMVQMTGNARYLISPAIAGVLLGVADIRLILIIDICTVVVTVFTTAIVRKTTKKPIPKEGQGFIKEMKVGLGVIRENKGVLSLVVIMAFVCFFIGFVQTLSGPMVLAISDAKTVGIMESVCAIGMLVGSVWIGIVGIKKKYATVLCGAGILNGLFMALAGVSTNLIFTGCSIFLFFLSLPFVNTCADVMVRVSVPNEVQGRVWGMISLLTQSGTVLAYVLCGVLSDYIFEPMLAEGGILSDSIGKVIGTGEGRGIGLLLILSGIGMMVAVWMTGRSKAVRSIKVS encoded by the coding sequence ATGAAGAAGTTTTTATTGATTTGGATAGGGGAGTTGATTTCCAGTATAGGAAGAGGGATGACAGCATTTGCATTATCTATTTATGTTTATCAAATGACAGGGAGTGTAAGTTATGTATCGTTAGTTACCTTACTTGCCTATATGCCAACGATTTTATTAAGTCCCATTGGAGGTGTATGGGCTGACAGATATGACAGGAGACTTCTTATGATTATAGGAGATTCCTGTTCGGCATTGGGGCTTGCATATATTTTGTGGCAGATACAGTTTGGCACCTTTCAAATGCTACCGATTTTGTTAGGAGTGGCATTTAATGCAGTTTTTGTGGCCTTAATGGAGCCTTCCTACAGAGCTACGGTTACAGATCTTTTGACGGAAGAAGAATTTGCAAAGGCAAGCGGAATGGTGCAGATGACAGGAAATGCAAGATATCTGATTTCACCGGCGATTGCAGGTGTACTTCTTGGCGTAGCAGATATTCGATTGATTCTAATAATTGATATTTGCACCGTTGTAGTTACAGTTTTTACGACTGCAATAGTGAGAAAAACAACCAAGAAACCAATACCGAAAGAAGGACAGGGCTTTATAAAAGAAATGAAAGTCGGACTTGGTGTGATTAGGGAAAATAAGGGTGTTTTGTCATTGGTTGTTATTATGGCATTTGTCTGCTTTTTCATTGGATTTGTTCAAACATTGTCCGGACCGATGGTATTGGCAATCAGCGATGCAAAAACAGTAGGTATCATGGAATCGGTATGTGCCATAGGTATGCTTGTAGGAAGTGTGTGGATAGGAATTGTTGGAATTAAGAAAAAGTATGCCACAGTTTTGTGTGGAGCAGGAATCTTGAACGGTCTATTTATGGCATTGGCAGGTGTAAGCACAAATCTGATTTTTACGGGCTGCAGTATCTTCTTATTTTTCTTGTCCTTACCGTTTGTGAATACTTGTGCAGATGTAATGGTAAGAGTTAGTGTTCCGAATGAAGTGCAGGGAAGAGTATGGGGAATGATAAGCCTTTTGACACAGTCGGGAACAGTATTGGCATATGTACTTTGTGGAGTGTTGTCTGATTATATATTCGAGCCAATGTTAGCAGAGGGAGGAATACTTTCGGACAGTATTGGCAAAGTGATTGGTACTGGAGAAGGAAGAGGAATCGGACTATTGCTTATTTTATCGGGAATTGGAATGATGGTAGCAGTATGGATGACAGGACGTAGTAAAGCAGTTCGTAGTATAAAGGTATCTTAA
- a CDS encoding TfoX/Sxy family protein, which produces MGELTKLPNLGKVLEEQLNSVGIFTEEELRKTGAKQAWLKIQQIDTSACLHRLMALEGAIQGVKKTLLPEEVKAELKEFYQWNKK; this is translated from the coding sequence ATGGGAGAATTAACAAAGTTACCTAATTTGGGAAAGGTATTAGAGGAACAATTAAATAGTGTTGGCATTTTTACAGAAGAAGAGTTAAGAAAAACAGGCGCCAAACAGGCATGGTTGAAGATACAGCAAATAGATACTTCTGCCTGCCTGCATCGTCTTATGGCATTAGAAGGAGCAATACAGGGGGTAAAAAAGACTTTATTGCCGGAAGAAGTAAAAGCGGAATTAAAAGAATTCTACCAGTGGAATAAGAAATGA
- a CDS encoding ABC transporter ATP-binding protein produces MSTCIEVRNLTKSFRGRTVVNNLSFEVKKQEVFGLLGHNGAGKSTTIETILGMKKQDSGSVKVFGREPRKNRKEIFERVGVQLQASNYQNNIKVGEICQEISVLYKNPADYRELLRKFKLEQFEKAQVNKLSGGERQKLSVVLALIPKPEIVFLDELTTGLDTAARREVWKTLKELKKEGTTIFLTTHYMEEAESLCDRICLIKEGKKVIEGTVEEVVNKSPYDNLEEAYLWHMGEEVTL; encoded by the coding sequence ATGAGTACATGCATTGAAGTGAGAAACCTCACAAAGTCTTTTCGTGGAAGAACGGTTGTAAATAACCTGTCTTTTGAAGTGAAGAAGCAGGAAGTGTTTGGGCTTTTAGGTCATAATGGTGCAGGAAAAAGTACCACCATTGAAACCATTCTGGGTATGAAAAAGCAGGATAGCGGAAGTGTAAAAGTGTTTGGCAGAGAGCCTCGTAAGAATCGCAAAGAAATTTTTGAACGCGTAGGTGTGCAATTACAGGCTTCGAACTATCAAAATAACATTAAGGTAGGAGAAATCTGTCAGGAGATATCTGTGTTGTATAAGAATCCGGCAGATTATCGGGAACTTTTACGAAAGTTTAAGCTGGAACAATTTGAGAAAGCTCAAGTAAATAAGCTGTCAGGAGGAGAACGTCAAAAACTGTCTGTTGTGTTGGCATTGATTCCGAAACCGGAAATTGTCTTTTTGGACGAATTGACCACAGGACTGGATACAGCTGCCAGGCGGGAAGTATGGAAAACGCTGAAAGAACTAAAAAAGGAAGGTACAACGATTTTTCTGACTACACATTATATGGAGGAGGCAGAAAGTCTATGTGACCGAATCTGCCTGATCAAAGAGGGAAAAAAGGTTATCGAAGGTACAGTAGAGGAAGTTGTAAACAAGAGTCCTTATGATAATTTGGAAGAAGCATATCTTTGGCATATGGGCGAGGAGGTTACATTATGA
- a CDS encoding response regulator transcription factor, producing MKNSWIKEKSILIVDDEIELLTMLKSIFERAGYINIMTAVSGEEALKMISVKIPDMVISDVMMPNIDGFELLQEIRAVSKIPVLMLTARGEAEDRFAGFEMGADDYLVKPFLPKELLLRVEAIMKRVYPEENRLVTLENVVVDLDRAEVHKNNEVIPLTAKEYGIFLKLAENAGRIVTIGVLCQTACGEIWQGYETTLMTHIRHLREKIEKDPSNPVSLLTVKGLGYKLIVK from the coding sequence ATGAAGAATAGCTGGATAAAAGAAAAATCAATTTTGATTGTTGATGATGAAATAGAATTACTAACGATGTTAAAATCAATTTTCGAACGTGCCGGATATATAAATATTATGACTGCGGTTTCAGGAGAAGAAGCATTAAAGATGATATCAGTGAAAATACCGGATATGGTCATATCTGACGTAATGATGCCGAATATTGATGGATTTGAACTTCTACAGGAAATACGTGCTGTAAGCAAAATACCTGTACTTATGTTGACCGCACGGGGAGAAGCTGAAGACCGTTTTGCTGGTTTTGAAATGGGAGCAGATGATTATTTGGTGAAGCCTTTTCTTCCGAAAGAACTTCTTTTGCGGGTAGAAGCAATCATGAAACGTGTTTATCCGGAAGAAAATCGTTTGGTAACGCTAGAAAATGTGGTAGTTGACCTTGATAGAGCAGAAGTACATAAAAATAATGAGGTTATTCCATTAACAGCAAAGGAATATGGAATTTTTTTAAAGCTTGCAGAAAATGCAGGCAGGATAGTGACAATTGGTGTTTTGTGCCAGACTGCTTGTGGTGAGATATGGCAAGGCTATGAAACGACACTCATGACACACATCAGACATTTGAGAGAAAAAATTGAGAAGGATCCCTCTAATCCTGTTTCATTGCTTACGGTAAAAGGTCTTGGCTATAAATTAATAGTGAAATAG
- a CDS encoding ABC transporter permease, with the protein MYFKLLKNDFKKNPGKHLILLLFMSLSVTLAVSVFLMLVQLFTSISSMYETARPPHFLQMHKGEINQESIDEFNQSYPGMEHWQTVPMIDVYGDELVVKKNDEQKEFTLGECRLDISLVKQNEQYDVLLDRERNVLHIEKGEIGVPVILLENYPIDIGDEICLKGENMEKHFVVTEYVYDGQMNSTLCSSTRFLISEEDFEELFGKAGETEYLIEAYFEDSAMAADYQTAYEQSEKNLPKDGQAITYTLIFLLSAMTDIMMAMVFLLIGILLIVVAMICLRYTILAKIEEDMREIGTMKAMGIPGAGIRSLYLGEIRILMGIGCVIGYGAALLVVTFLTGHMSRTFGKHQVGMGVYIAAVGICILVYGIIILFTRKILGRLRKVTVVDILVTEKGFGKEGKTRDGIHKSLRLPVNLLVGLHEARNGYGIIFSLLLIVTFLVTVPYRMVHTMEDKEFSTYMGSAICDAPIEVEQGEELEARKEAVEKLLLSEKEKDYVSDYKMLRRVRLQVEDSEGKLQGIHIDTGEQAGEGIKYLTGKQPETETELVLSSLMADQLGKKEGDMVTIFWNEKEQEFVVSGFYQDVTSGGRTAKAVYDFKEVEAEQYTFEVNFGKAPESKERIAVWREELGSGYTVEYMEDFIAQTLGGVTAQVRQASMTAFVIGICLIGMIVMLFLKLRIAREGRMLAGKKAMGISFSAICRQELYPVLLVGGLGAVVGLVLAGIVGDKIFGALFSVMGLGIEQIEFAAMPVMMYVLIPVILLAVLGVVTIISCRQIKTMKITEYFSE; encoded by the coding sequence ATGTATTTCAAGTTGCTGAAAAATGATTTCAAAAAGAATCCGGGAAAACATTTGATTTTATTGTTGTTTATGTCTTTATCAGTGACACTTGCAGTATCCGTTTTTCTGATGCTGGTACAGTTATTTACTTCTATTTCTTCTATGTATGAGACCGCAAGACCACCCCACTTTTTACAAATGCATAAGGGCGAAATAAACCAAGAGTCTATTGATGAGTTTAACCAATCTTATCCGGGTATGGAACACTGGCAGACGGTTCCTATGATTGATGTTTATGGGGATGAACTGGTCGTGAAAAAAAACGATGAGCAGAAGGAATTTACATTAGGGGAATGCAGGCTGGATATTAGTCTGGTAAAACAGAATGAACAGTATGATGTACTACTTGACCGGGAGAGAAATGTACTTCATATAGAAAAAGGAGAAATTGGTGTACCGGTTATTTTGCTGGAGAATTATCCCATTGATATTGGAGATGAAATCTGCTTAAAAGGGGAAAATATGGAGAAGCACTTCGTGGTAACGGAGTATGTTTATGATGGACAGATGAATTCCACACTTTGCTCTTCTACAAGATTTTTAATTAGTGAGGAAGATTTTGAAGAGTTGTTTGGAAAAGCAGGAGAAACAGAATATTTGATAGAAGCGTATTTTGAAGATTCTGCTATGGCTGCTGATTATCAGACTGCATATGAACAAAGCGAGAAAAATCTGCCAAAGGATGGACAGGCGATAACCTATACGTTGATTTTTCTTTTAAGTGCCATGACGGATATTATGATGGCAATGGTATTTTTGCTGATTGGCATATTGTTGATTGTTGTTGCTATGATTTGTCTGCGGTATACCATTCTTGCCAAGATAGAAGAAGACATGAGAGAAATCGGAACTATGAAGGCTATGGGAATTCCGGGAGCGGGAATCCGAAGTCTTTATCTGGGGGAAATTCGGATACTAATGGGTATTGGATGTGTAATAGGATATGGTGCAGCTTTACTTGTAGTTACTTTTTTGACCGGACATATGAGCCGTACCTTTGGAAAACATCAGGTAGGAATGGGAGTCTACATAGCGGCAGTGGGAATCTGTATTCTGGTATATGGAATTATAATTCTATTTACGCGGAAGATACTTGGCAGACTGCGCAAGGTAACGGTAGTAGATATCCTTGTAACAGAAAAAGGCTTTGGAAAGGAAGGAAAGACAAGAGATGGAATTCATAAGTCGCTTCGGCTTCCGGTGAACTTACTTGTGGGCTTACATGAAGCAAGAAATGGATATGGGATTATTTTCAGTTTACTGTTGATTGTTACCTTTCTTGTTACAGTACCTTATCGTATGGTGCATACTATGGAAGATAAGGAATTTAGTACCTATATGGGAAGTGCAATTTGTGATGCACCAATAGAAGTGGAACAGGGGGAAGAACTGGAAGCAAGAAAGGAAGCAGTAGAGAAACTTTTACTGTCGGAAAAAGAAAAGGATTATGTATCTGATTATAAGATGCTACGCAGAGTGCGGTTACAGGTAGAAGACAGCGAAGGAAAATTACAGGGGATTCACATTGATACCGGAGAACAGGCAGGAGAAGGAATAAAGTATCTCACGGGAAAACAGCCGGAAACAGAAACGGAACTGGTATTGTCTAGCCTTATGGCAGATCAGCTTGGAAAAAAAGAAGGGGATATGGTTACCATTTTTTGGAATGAGAAAGAACAGGAATTTGTGGTAAGCGGCTTTTATCAGGATGTGACAAGTGGAGGAAGAACTGCAAAAGCGGTGTATGATTTTAAAGAGGTAGAGGCAGAACAGTATACATTTGAGGTGAATTTCGGCAAAGCACCTGAAAGCAAAGAACGGATAGCAGTATGGAGAGAAGAGTTGGGCAGTGGTTATACTGTGGAATATATGGAGGATTTCATTGCACAAACTCTAGGCGGAGTAACAGCACAGGTACGGCAGGCATCCATGACAGCATTTGTAATAGGTATTTGCCTGATAGGAATGATTGTCATGTTGTTTTTGAAACTTAGAATTGCAAGGGAAGGAAGAATGCTGGCAGGAAAGAAAGCAATGGGCATTTCATTTTCAGCTATTTGCCGGCAGGAATTATATCCTGTTTTGCTGGTAGGTGGACTTGGAGCAGTGGTAGGACTTGTATTGGCGGGAATCGTAGGAGACAAGATTTTTGGTGCTCTATTCAGTGTGATGGGACTTGGAATTGAACAGATAGAATTTGCTGCAATGCCTGTAATGATGTATGTTTTGATACCGGTTATATTATTAGCAGTATTGGGAGTAGTTACAATAATTTCTTGTCGTCAGATAAAAACAATGAAGATAACAGAGTACTTTAGTGAATAA
- a CDS encoding PhzF family phenazine biosynthesis protein, with protein MKQYIVDAFTDKVFSGNQAAVCVLEEWVSEELMINIAKENNFSETAFTVKEGEKFRLRWFTPGGEIDLCGHATLATAYVIMQFYEKEISSVVFETLSGTLKVHKKEELYEMDFPAYEFKQIPVTDEIEEAMGARPIEAYLSRDLLVVFDSEDTVRNLKPDQEKMKKLDGLVVGVTARGKEYDCVSRVFGPKLNVPEDPVTGSTHCLIIPYWAEKLGKNKLIAYQASERTGILYAEQIGNRVKLAGKVALYSVADILAK; from the coding sequence ATGAAACAATATATTGTAGATGCATTTACAGATAAAGTTTTTTCAGGAAATCAAGCAGCGGTATGTGTTCTTGAAGAATGGGTTTCGGAAGAATTGATGATAAATATTGCAAAGGAAAATAATTTTTCAGAAACAGCATTCACTGTGAAGGAAGGAGAGAAATTTCGTCTTCGGTGGTTTACTCCCGGTGGAGAAATTGACCTTTGCGGTCACGCTACACTTGCAACTGCGTATGTTATCATGCAGTTTTATGAGAAAGAGATATCTTCTGTAGTATTTGAAACTTTATCAGGAACTTTAAAGGTTCATAAAAAAGAAGAATTGTACGAAATGGATTTTCCGGCTTATGAATTTAAGCAAATTCCTGTGACAGATGAAATAGAAGAAGCAATGGGAGCACGACCGATAGAAGCATACTTGAGTAGGGATCTTTTAGTTGTATTCGATTCAGAAGACACAGTTAGAAATTTAAAACCAGATCAGGAAAAAATGAAGAAACTGGATGGATTAGTTGTTGGAGTTACAGCAAGAGGAAAAGAATATGATTGTGTTTCCAGAGTATTTGGCCCTAAGTTAAATGTACCCGAAGATCCGGTCACAGGATCCACACATTGCCTGATTATTCCTTACTGGGCTGAAAAACTTGGAAAGAATAAATTGATTGCATATCAGGCCTCAGAGAGAACAGGCATATTATATGCAGAGCAGATTGGAAACAGAGTAAAGTTGGCAGGAAAAGTTGCGCTGTATTCGGTGGCGGATATTTTAGCAAAATAA
- a CDS encoding DUF3781 domain-containing protein has translation MNISNELLENLDKLHTTELGVVRIKKNLSLDTEDVVDWCRVKIESPNAVITRNGKNWYINVDGSIISVNAYSYTIITAHKEKLK, from the coding sequence ATGAATATAAGTAATGAGTTGCTTGAAAATTTGGATAAATTACATACAACGGAATTAGGAGTTGTACGAATTAAGAAAAATCTTTCTTTGGATACAGAGGATGTAGTTGACTGGTGCAGAGTTAAAATAGAATCGCCGAATGCTGTTATTACAAGGAACGGAAAGAACTGGTATATTAATGTAGATGGTAGCATCATAAGTGTGAATGCTTACAGTTACACAATCATTACAGCCCATAAGGAAAAATTAAAGTAG
- a CDS encoding sensor histidine kinase yields the protein MNTINKFFKKYLWKSILILLLFLVLNLVFGIGFLTAMKNHTIDAEKEVSKIAEGIRQNDLKQISIDENTRELLSEKDSWAMILDDSGKVIWDYYMPEDIPQYYSVSDVAKFSRWYLEDYPVLVHELSFGLLVVGYQPDNILGSSMIKLHYVTDSGFVKVAFIGGILLLLVNIVVVVLIFLNNTRKVEKEIVPILCGIEEISHGGAVSLPEKGELANINIELNYASQYIMKKDKARADWINGISHDLRTPLSMIMGYAGEIEEDELIFSETRKQAGIIRSQAEKIKKLIADLNLVSKLEYSMQPLRIESIDLLELGRQVVVEFLNDGLEEKYEIDYDISEISQEPLLIEGDVFLLKRMLANLIQNSISHNPEGCHIVLAIRDTGKEWEYSVSDNGIGVQQEKIEQLNRGVISGEDYLDNGETSHGYGLKLVRHIVEAHRGRIFLKSNVPQGLCVEIFLGHRNDLRNKT from the coding sequence ATGAATACAATAAACAAATTTTTTAAAAAGTATTTATGGAAAAGTATATTGATATTACTTTTATTTTTAGTATTGAATTTAGTCTTTGGAATAGGTTTTTTAACGGCAATGAAAAACCATACTATTGATGCAGAAAAGGAAGTTAGCAAAATTGCAGAAGGAATCAGGCAAAATGATTTAAAGCAAATTTCAATAGATGAAAATACAAGGGAATTATTGTCTGAAAAAGATTCCTGGGCAATGATTCTTGATGATAGTGGAAAGGTTATATGGGACTATTATATGCCGGAAGATATTCCCCAATATTATTCTGTTTCTGATGTGGCAAAATTCAGCCGATGGTACTTGGAAGACTATCCTGTTCTGGTGCATGAACTATCCTTTGGACTTTTAGTTGTTGGTTATCAGCCGGATAATATATTGGGAAGCAGTATGATAAAGCTGCATTATGTAACAGATTCTGGTTTTGTCAAGGTGGCATTTATTGGTGGAATATTACTGTTGCTCGTGAATATAGTGGTGGTTGTGTTGATTTTTTTGAATAATACCAGAAAGGTAGAAAAGGAAATCGTCCCTATTTTGTGTGGAATTGAAGAGATTTCCCATGGAGGAGCGGTTTCTCTTCCGGAAAAAGGAGAGCTGGCCAATATTAATATAGAACTGAATTATGCAAGCCAATATATCATGAAAAAGGATAAGGCAAGGGCAGATTGGATCAACGGAATATCTCATGACCTTCGAACACCATTGTCTATGATTATGGGATATGCAGGAGAGATAGAGGAAGATGAACTGATATTTTCTGAAACACGAAAACAGGCAGGAATCATTCGAAGTCAAGCAGAAAAAATAAAAAAATTGATAGCAGATTTGAACTTAGTTTCAAAATTAGAGTATTCCATGCAACCATTGAGAATAGAGAGTATAGACTTGCTGGAGTTAGGAAGACAGGTAGTAGTAGAATTTTTAAATGATGGTTTAGAGGAAAAGTATGAAATCGATTATGACATTTCCGAAATTTCACAAGAGCCTCTTTTAATAGAAGGGGATGTATTCCTTTTAAAACGAATGCTTGCGAATCTTATTCAAAATAGTATTTCTCATAACCCTGAAGGGTGTCATATTGTTCTGGCGATAAGGGATACCGGGAAAGAATGGGAATATTCTGTATCTGATAATGGAATTGGAGTGCAACAAGAAAAGATAGAACAACTAAATCGTGGTGTTATTTCCGGCGAAGATTATTTGGACAACGGAGAAACATCCCATGGATATGGACTAAAACTGGTCAGACATATTGTAGAAGCTCACCGGGGCAGGATTTTTTTGAAATCCAATGTTCCACAAGGCTTGTGTGTGGAGATTTTTTTGGGGCATAGGAATGATTTAAGAAACAAAACTTAG
- a CDS encoding alpha/beta fold hydrolase: protein MKKFVKIIKIILLVIITVLILITTIHQILTIIEKKNNPTIGQYVNVDGKDMNLYILGEGKNTIVLLPGLGTASPVLDFLPLAQGLAKENRVVIVEPFGYGWSDITSKERTIENEVKEIHSALHTAEIDAPYILMPHSISGIHSVYYANTYPDEVAGIIGIDCTLPRMAEYFDEELPKHTLLATGQLVNLGVMRLITLFAPDTFISDNSNNYYTDENLSLQRHIASWKAQNKNVIDQMNHISDSIAKTHDMTFGKDLPVLFFTTDDSNQKPRDDGKTSVSFYETYITNPSLQKVISLNGPHYLHWTCKDEMCSAVQQYISEHFQ, encoded by the coding sequence ATGAAGAAATTTGTTAAAATCATTAAAATTATTTTACTTGTAATTATTACTGTTTTAATACTAATCACTACAATTCATCAGATTCTAACCATTATCGAAAAGAAAAATAATCCTACGATTGGACAATATGTCAATGTTGATGGAAAGGACATGAATCTATATATCCTAGGCGAAGGTAAAAATACCATAGTCCTTCTACCTGGTCTTGGCACTGCTTCACCTGTTCTTGATTTTCTGCCACTCGCCCAAGGCCTTGCCAAGGAAAACCGCGTTGTAATAGTTGAACCCTTTGGATATGGATGGAGCGATATTACATCGAAAGAGCGAACAATAGAAAATGAAGTAAAAGAAATACATTCTGCGCTACATACTGCCGAAATTGATGCGCCTTATATCCTTATGCCACATTCCATATCCGGTATCCATTCCGTCTATTATGCAAATACCTATCCTGATGAAGTGGCCGGAATCATTGGTATTGACTGTACATTGCCTAGAATGGCTGAGTATTTTGACGAAGAACTTCCCAAGCATACCCTGCTTGCAACAGGCCAGCTTGTTAATCTGGGCGTTATGCGATTGATTACTCTTTTCGCACCAGACACTTTTATTTCTGACAACAGCAATAATTATTATACCGATGAGAACCTTTCCTTGCAACGCCATATTGCCTCCTGGAAAGCGCAGAACAAAAATGTAATTGATCAGATGAATCATATTAGTGACAGTATTGCTAAAACACATGATATGACATTTGGAAAAGATTTACCAGTCTTATTCTTTACTACCGACGACAGCAATCAGAAACCTCGCGATGACGGAAAAACAAGTGTTTCATTCTATGAAACATATATAACCAATCCTTCTCTGCAAAAGGTGATTTCCTTAAATGGTCCACATTATCTGCACTGGACATGTAAAGACGAAATGTGTTCCGCAGTACAACAATATATTTCTGAACACTTCCAATAA
- a CDS encoding ABC transporter ATP-binding protein yields the protein MIKINGICKKFGENEILKNIDFHIKEGEFVAVMGQSGCGKSTLLYSISGMDKPTGGQVLFEGKKLYEFSEKEMEKLRLNRMGFIFQKANFLKNLSIEDNIVFPAFQAGKKSRGEVVKEAEKLMEQMGILHIAKHDIRKVSGGQLQRAAICRAMINHPAILYGDEPTGALNSSATREVMDIINRINKQGTTVLLVTHDAKVAARADRVIYLEDGRLKEALELGKFVETTAADREEKLKEWLEKMGF from the coding sequence ATGATAAAAATAAACGGGATTTGTAAGAAGTTTGGAGAAAACGAAATATTAAAGAATATTGATTTTCATATAAAAGAGGGTGAATTTGTTGCAGTTATGGGACAGTCAGGCTGCGGAAAATCCACGCTTCTGTATAGCATTAGCGGAATGGATAAACCTACCGGTGGTCAGGTGTTGTTTGAAGGGAAGAAGTTGTATGAATTTTCGGAAAAGGAGATGGAAAAGCTGCGTCTTAACCGTATGGGATTTATTTTCCAGAAGGCAAATTTTTTAAAGAATCTTTCTATCGAGGATAATATTGTATTTCCGGCATTTCAGGCAGGCAAAAAAAGCCGTGGGGAAGTTGTAAAGGAAGCTGAAAAACTAATGGAACAGATGGGGATTTTACATATTGCAAAGCATGATATACGAAAAGTATCCGGTGGACAGTTGCAGCGAGCCGCTATTTGCAGGGCAATGATAAATCATCCTGCTATACTATATGGAGATGAGCCTACGGGAGCACTGAATTCTTCGGCAACAAGAGAGGTCATGGACATTATCAACCGGATTAACAAACAGGGGACGACTGTTTTATTGGTAACGCACGATGCTAAGGTTGCAGCAAGAGCAGACCGTGTGATTTATTTAGAAGATGGAAGGCTAAAGGAAGCCTTAGAGTTGGGAAAATTTGTAGAAACAACGGCGGCAGACAGAGAAGAAAAATTAAAAGAATGGCTAGAAAAAATGGGATTTTAG